The following proteins come from a genomic window of Euwallacea fornicatus isolate EFF26 chromosome 9, ASM4011564v1, whole genome shotgun sequence:
- the LOC136341068 gene encoding mucin-6-like, with product MERYHIIKLGLAFTFYAAYCVRPMLVHSLQRDNAVDNNPDPGLEYFQFFQGVEGRPGTDFPVYSYIPKTSFSCKGIENGYYADLETGCQVFHICEDGRKISFLCPNGTIFQQAELICEWWNKVNCTNSPSLYEESAERLLNDVARRKASRRVGINNNHALNHGAVMRTEEKSSVRASKNSQLLPATQRPHIKNHRIPDNSDIEHQIEQAESNNRHLVNAQNFIQLSQKDLFGHQQQKLYDNHNYNNDQTTRARSRQSKKDIDKDTGNFLNTNYDQSEKRDSKKIQNQRNNQNSGDNSQDKIESLKEYHVQFASFKDEVSTTTKSFLSHSFRQGFSDKTSKTTDKFLINPTETVTKHNIIASTSTLSPTRKFAYGSTVKERFNSYGARPPQTASIISGNNNRGNVKFNIPKSDNIVTTYSPLAGKNQENFVLPPFPKHKSELVESENKGNLQGNQNQLSETPVDLEEMQIPEESSSFAKSGFNSISDRFKPSYANHRDSYSEVKELNTLQAPKKTPISSITPHLVTTQPINNGKPFVGSRVGTTWLPNRPTTQSKYTYLPTSTKPTVIFGVIRHSTTSKTPYSDFNSGNTDNTLPVIETSTPVTNSLPTDLFNVGRTDTTLKVNIVPDFISTTMVPQKVFIPQQGSLNLAQNSEPVNEPPFIKKTVPLLYQSSTEKTVDQATVYGSYPSSTPRVYGSIRNTLYSPTIPTVTKSSLSGERTLNTYNNAVPIKFSQGQDKISIHLSKNIGSSTRPSNLNNLKVGTVFRVADNNAPKESTFSPERGFFVTKSAYDGPVKSKIEKPRPFSKFGDKDTTNQDGLSTAFPSYHISSARPFTATDATKPTPVSNQLPTNFDVYNNIDNMIGILQEIANFNTEKEKIGQGLTIPPSVSPQTLHSLAQYFASELGNNETHSDLKEDKEDKLTTLLTAMTVHGYNNLFNTGSSANNSVELETTTVSVVSKISDEATTVAPEPENPTDNTKDSDGDLLSTTSLPELRQLARNFSLALSSYLNDPDNFRKNLESLRPTEPPPLDSSDIVESSTTEDELLNFSDADIRPSTPAVPSPTWGYILASEERKGGAQEEVKNSLTPDLHTADSQSFVPRFNHVLQSDEKRGGFTILPPNHWTSSTHATKLWQKALSVNPSLVNENLETTTIPSISSEQTTASELFNADVLPDLVEPISEITYDLRELPPLSLNSTQVHGILIDFMNHTKSDGDNRLNRILKKLNTSEEEFLSRMKEIESNPLTKRLILLLISECGANITQDLGISASNHQQNVLTNDSKLDFGARIDSRNLKPTRNVENHALGQLVDPYISEDQQDTRALQLLNSLYTIASRFGRKR from the exons ATGGAGAGGTACCACATCATAAAATTAG GACTGGCCTTCACCTTCTACGCAGCTTATTGTGTTAGACCAATG TTAGTACATAGTCTTCAAAGGGATAACGCAGTGGACAACAACCCAGATCCCGGGTTGGAGTACTTCCAATTCTTTCAAGGAGTAGAAGGAAGGCCAGGAACAGATTTTCCTGTTTACTCGTACATACCTAAAACATCGTTTAGCTGCAAAGGGATTGAAAATGGATATTATGCAGATTTGGAAACTGGCTGCCAG gTATTTCATATTTGCGAAGACGGTAGAAAAATCTCATTCCTTTGCCCGAATGGGACAATTTTCCAGCAAGCTGAATTGATATGCGAGTGGTGGAATAAAGTTAATTGCACCAATTCTCCTAGTTTATACGAGGAAAGCGCTGAAAGACTTTTAAATGATGTAGCTCGGAGGAAGGCTTCGAGAAGAGTGGGgataaataata ACCACGCCCTGAACCATGGAGCGGTAATGAGAACTGAGGAAAAATCTTCAGTTCGAGCCAGTAAAAATAGCCAACTCTTACCAGCAACTCAAAGGCCACACATCAAAAATCATAGAATTCCTGATAATAGCGACATTGAGCATCAAATAGAGCAGGCTGAGTCAAACAACAGACACTTGGTCAATGCACAAAACTTTATTCAATTATCGCAGAAAGATTTATTTGGACATCAGCAACAGAAACTCTATGACAATCACAACTATAATAATGATCAGACGACTCGAGCGAGATCAAGACAGAGTAAAAAGGATATTGATAAAGATACtgggaactttttgaataCAAATTATGATCAGTCTGAGAAACGAGATTCTAAGAAGATTCaaaatcaaagaaataatcaaaattctgGAGATAACAGCCAAGATAAAATTGAGTCTCTTAAAGAGTATCATGTACAATTTGCTTCTTTCAAAGATGAAGTATCAACCACTACCAAATCGTTTCTTTCCCATAGTTTTAGGCAAGGTTTTTCTGATAAAACTAGTAAAACTACAgataaatttctaattaatcCGACAGAAACTGTCACCAAGCATAATATAATTGCATCCACAAGTACCCTATCACCAACAAGAAAATTTGCCTATGGCTCAACAGTAAAAGAAAGATTCAACAGCTATGGCGCCCGACCACCTCAAACAGCATCAATCATTAGTGGAAATAATAACAGAGGAAACGTAAAATTCAACATTCCCAAATCGGACAACATTGTAACTACCTACTCTCCATTAGCAGGAAAGAATCAGGAAAATTTTGTTCTTCCCCCATTTCCCAAACATAAATCGGAGTTGGTTGAATCAGAGAATAAAGGAAATTTGCAAGGAAACCAAAATCAACTTTCTGAAACCCCTGTCGACTTGGAAGAGATGCAAATTCCAGAAGAAtcttcctcatttgccaagaGTGGATTTAATAGCATTTCAGACAGATTCAAACCCTCTTATGCCAACCATCGGGACTCATATTCTGAAGTTAAAGAACTGAACACTCTTCAAGCGCCAAAAAAGACTCCTATATCATCAATTACTCCTCATCTTGTGACTACTCAACCCATTAATAATGGAAAGCCGTTTGTTGGGAGCAGAGTTGGTACTACTTGGCTGCCAAACCGACCCACTACTCAATCAAAGTACACTTATCTACCCACTAGCACCAAACCTACAGTAATATTCGGAGTAATTCGTCATAGTACCACATCAAAAACTCCTTATAGTGATTTCAATTCAGGAAATACTGACAATACTTTGCCTGTTATAGAGACATCAACTCCTGTGACAAATTCATTGCCCACTGACTTATTTAACGTTGGAAGAACTGATACCACTCTCAAAGTAAACATTGTGCCTGACTTCATTAGCACTACTATGGTCCCTCAGAAGGTCTTCATACCGCAACAAGGGTCCCTCAATTTGGCTCAAAACTCTGAGCCTGTGAATGAACCACcttttattaagaaaacagTCCCACTTCTTTACCAAAGCAGCACTGAGAAAACTGTAGACCAGGCTACAGTCTATGGAAGCTATCCGTCAAGTACTCCTAGAGTTTATGGGTCAATAAGGAACACCCTTTACAGCCCTACAATACCTACAGTCACTAAAAGTTCATTGTCCGGAGAAAGGACTTTGAACACATACAATAATGCAGTACCAATCAAGTTTAGTCAAGGACAGGACAAAATATCGATTCATTTATCGAAGAATATTGGTAGTTCAACCAGGCCTAGCAATCTGAATAACTTGAAGGTCGGGACTGTATTTAGAGTTGCTGATAATAACGCTCCCAAAGAATCGACTTTTTCTCCAGAAAGAGGTTTTTTCGTTACTAAGAGTGCTTATGATGGTCCTGTTAAGtccaaaatcgaaaaacccagaccattttcgaaatttggtgATAAAG ACACAACTAACCAAGATGGTTTGTCAACAGCTTTTCCTAGTTATCACATATCAAGCGCCAGACCTTTTACAGCTACAGATGCAACTAAACCAACACCAGTTTCCAATCAGCTGCCTACTAATTTTGATGTATACAATAATATTGATAACATGATTGGAATACTTCAGGAAATTGCTAATTTCAATacagaaaaagagaaaattggaCAAG GACTGACCATTCCTCCATCAGTAAGTCCTCAAACCCTGCATTCTCTAGCTCAATATTTTGCCAGTGAATTGGGAAATAATGAAACACACAGCGATTTGAAGGAAGACAAGGAAGACAAATTAACCACTTTATTAACTGCCATGACAGTGCATGG ATATAACAATCTTTTCAACACTGGATCTTCTGCAAATAACTCTGTAGAATTGGAAACTACCACTGTTTCTGTGGTTTCAAAAATAAGTGATGAAGCAACTACTGTGGCACCAGAACCAGAAAACCCAA CTGACAACACCAAAGACAGTGATGGGGATTTACTTTCTACAACATCTCTTCCAGAGCTTCGGCAACTAGCCAGAAACTTCTCTTTGGCTCTCTCCAGCTACCTGAATGATCCAGACAATTTCAGGAAAAACCTGGAGAGTTTAAGACCAACTGAACCTCCACCGTTAGATAGTAGTGATATCGTCGAATCTA GCACCACAGAAGATGAACTTCTGAACTTCTCAGACGCAGATATCAGACCCAGCACCCCAGCAGTGCCATCTCCTACTTGGGGATATATTTTAGCATCTGAAGAACGCAAAGGTGGTGCTCAAGAGGAGGTTAAAAACTCACTGACTCCAGATTTGCACACTGCTGATTCCCAATCGTTCGTGCCCAGGTTTAACCATGTACTACAAAGTGATGAGAAGAGGGGTGGGTTCACAATTTTGCCCCCAAATCATTGGACAAGTAGCACTCATGCTACAAAGCTGTGGCAGAAGGCTTTATCT GTCAATCCTTCTCTGGTAAATGAAAATCTTGAGACCACCACAATTCCTTCAATATCCAGTGAACAAACAACTGCATCTGAGCTTTTTAATGCTGATGTCTTGCCAGATTTAGTGGAACCAATTTCAGAGATTACTTATGATTTGAGGGAGCTGCCTCCATTGTCTCTCAACTCCACTCaa GTCCATGGAATCCTCATTGACTTTATGAACCACACAAAATCAGATGGTGACAACCGCCTTAACCGAATCTTAAAGAAACTTAATACCTCAGAAGAAGAGTTTCTCAGTCGCATGAAGGAAATTGAGTCAAATCCTCTAACCAAACGccttattttattactaattagTGAATGTGGAGCTAATATCACCCAAGATTTGGGTATTTCTGCCAGCAACCACCAGCAAAATGTCCTAACTAACGATAGTAAACTTGACTTTGGGGCTAGAATAGattcaagaaatttgaaacCAACTAGGAATGTGGAAAATCATGCACTGGGGCAGTTGGTAGATCCATATATAAGTGAAGACCAGCAAGATACTAGAGCTCTTCAATTGCTCAACAGTTTGTATACAATTGCATCTAGATTTGGTAGGAAACGATAG
- the LOC136341074 gene encoding cytokine receptor-like factor 3, translating into MTSVSNEAQKEVWETLALAREYIKNLNNLKLKLDGLQHQVASTYQESEQNIKRAFSDIREYFCDKLNEREKQLLNKAAKIKEEGLQPLHLCENIITNSLESALDVIKEGSSLPPNNTEKTVHFLERCSGLGTLPALPRYEQVPYISFYPELVFKEEISLFINNFGEVFKIAPIQINHIEDKPGALLVKWDRSWEANSEYWNADIEEFKLQRTFGDVTKDNNLPVNYIDCYEGPAYEHLLRDIQISQAYTFRVCCKFSGLTQWSPWSFPKAGMTKTPCLAWKPSPGLILSNENKIVSLKENVGTIIVSEADLFLKNSVEFTILEVDSKSELILGLTHAEHNDMTMERIVQKGVLIDNEGKIFICGREKRTNLPKVTQGTKICFKIESFKNNLARIDIDCHDKSVTYYWDCDECCAFTIFCRMTSTKCKVMVE; encoded by the exons ATGACTTCAGTTAGCAATGAAGCACAGAAGGAAGTATGGGAAACACTTGCCTTAGCGAGGGAGTATATCAAGAActtaaacaatttgaaattgaaattagaTGGACTTCAACACCAAGTTGCTTCTACCTATCAAGAATCAGAGCAGAATATCAAAAGGGCATTTTCTGATATAagggaatatttttgtgataaattgaatgaaaggGAAAAGCAGTTGCTTAACAAGGCAGCAAAG ATAAAAGAAGAAGGATTACAACCACTACACTTATGTGAAAACATTATCACAAATAGCCTTGAAAGTGCTTTAGATGTGATAAAGGAAGGTTCAAGCTTACCACCAAATAACACAGAAAAAACTGTTCACTTTTTGGAACGCTGCTCTGGTTTAGGAACCCTTCCTGCATTACCTCGATATGAACAAGTGCCTTATATAAGCTTTTATCCTGAACTAGTATTTAAAGAGGAAATttctttgtttataaataattttggagAGGTTTTTAAGATTGCTCCAATTCAG ATAAATCACATAGAAGATAAACCAGGAGCTCTACTTGTGAAATGGGATAGATCATGGGAAGCAAATAGTGAATATTGGAATGCTGATATTGAAGAATTTAAGTTACAAAGGACCTTTGGCGATGTTACTAAAGATAATAATTTGCCTGTAAATTATATTGATTGTTATGAAG gTCCTGCCTATGAGCATTTATTAAGAGatattcaaatatctcaagcaTATACTTTCCGGGTTTGTTGCAAATTCTCTGGATTGACCCAATGGAGTCCGTGGTCATTTCCTAAAGCTGGAATGACCAAAACTCCATGTTTAGCGTGGAAACCTTCACCGGGCTTAATTTTatctaatgaaaataaaatcgtatCGTTAAAAGAAAACGTCGGGACAATTATCGTATCTGAAGccgatttgtttttgaaaaattcagtcGAATTTACA attttagaaGTGGATAGCAAGTCCGAATTAATACTTGGTTTAACACATGCTGAGCACAATGACATGACGATGGAGAGGATTGTTCAGAAAGGTGTTCTGATTGACAACGagggtaaaatttttatttgtggacGTGAAAAGCGCACAAATCTTCCCAAAGTCACGCAAGGAACAAAG atatgttttaaaatcGAATCCTTCAAAAATAATCTAGCTAGAATTGATATTGACTGCCACGATAAAAGTGTGACTTATTATTGGGACTGTGATGAATGCTGTGCCTTCACCATTTTTTGTCGAATGACCAGTACAAAATGCAAAGTTATGGTTGAATAA